ggataggatacagagggacctagacaaattggaggattgggccaaaagaaatctgatgaggttcaataaggataagtgcagggtcctgcacttaggacggaagaacccaatgcactgctacagactagggaccgaatggctaggcagcagttctgtggaaaaggacctaggggtcacagtggacgagaagctggatatgagtctgcagtgtgcccttgttgccaagaaggccaatggcattttgggatgtataagtaggggcatagcgagcagatcgagggacgtgatcgtccccctctattcgacattggtgaggcctcatctggagtactgtgtccagttttgggccccacactacaagaaggatatggataaattggagagagtccagcgaagggcaacaaaaatgattaggggtctggaacacatgacttatgaggagaggctgagggaactgggattgtttagtctgcagaagagaagaatgagggaggatttgatagctgctttcaactacctgagaggtagttccagagaggatggttctagacaattctcagtggtggaagaggacaggacaaggagtaatggtctcaagttgcagtgggggaggtttaggttggatattaggaaaaactttttcattaggagggtggtgaaacactggaatgcgttgcctagggaggtggtggaatctccttccttagaagtttttaaggtcaggcttgacaaagccttggctgggatgatttaattggggatgggtcctgcttttgagcaaggggttggactagatgacctcctgaggtcccttccaaccctgatattctatgattctatgaacacggctaccactctgaaacctgacacctagagtagagcacccatagggggacacatctcaaagaaccatcgttactgcacaaagtgagtaacttCTTCATGCACTAAAATCACGTATGAAAAATTGAGAAATTATGGTTTGAAGTGTCTGCTTGCCTCCTTGTCTGTATTCAGTCATGTTTGTTAACTCTAGAACATGATccaggtcccactgaagtcaatggaaagactcccattgacttcaatggcttcATATTAACTTCACCTGAGCAGGCCACAGGTGACAAATATATACAGTAATGTTTATTATGTTCATTAATCCTGCAGAACCAAAACAGCTTATGGAgactgagctggattctgttctctcTTATGCCTCATCAACAGCATTGTTTACTAAGCACCAATCAGTTACATCTATGCACGCACCAAAGGCAATTGGGTTGTGTATGTGTGACAGGCAGAACCTACTGTTGAAAAGGTcagagaaggaaagaacagagcTTGATTCTTAGCATCCTGATTGAGTTTACTGGGCTGGAAGCtagaaaaaaacacaccaaattTTTTACTTGTAAAAAGTTGAGCACTTTTATTGCAGAAATGATTCAAGAGACAAACACGGAACCTTACAATGccatttttcagagcagaattgCACCTGAAGGGGAATCTCCATACTCTATGTAATAGGTGGGTACAGTGTTTGAGAACTGTGGTTCATTCATATCAGGAGTTATTACAGCTATGGTAATGGAAGATCATGTGTCTGAAAGCTTTGTAAATGTACTGATTCTGGGTACAAATGAAACCACCACTTCTCCAAGCCTGTTGAGGAGCACGGTTTAAGTCTCCAATGCACGTCCACAGATCTTCATATCTCCAGGAAACACACCATTTAGAATGATCATAATAGGAATGGAAAGTGGAATTCCCTGGCGTCTTAATGAGGTTTATGTTGTAGACGTGGTGTTGGAGAGAGCAGTTTGAGGGAAGCTCCTGTCCATCATGTTGCCAGGATTCTGCTAACAAATCTGTCTGCAACTGTTGAGCCATCCAGGCTACGTAGATATCTGTGTAATTTCAGAAGATGTGGGAAAATGATGTTTAACAAAGACAACTGAACAAAAGTAGTTTGAAACAGTCTGACTAATATTCCCTTCCCCTCTCATTTTCTCAGCTCTCAATCTCTTAGTTTTTGAGATGTCAGTAGTCCTCCAACCACCTTAGAGTCTTCCAGAGAAGAGACAGCCTGAATCTCTAATGCAAGGAATAAGCAGGGAAAAGCAAGCAACCAAGCAAACACACACTGGATAAGAAATCGTTCATACCTTCTTTGTACATGCTGAAGCAGCAAAAAAGAAATACACAAgcccatttttttcctttgagtaGTAAAAGTAGAGTAGTTTTAAGAAGATCCCTATACTGAACACCTTACAATACAAAGTGCCATGCAGCTTTTCTCTTTGCTCTGTCTTGCTACTAGTATATCTCCTATTTTGTGTATTTGTTAGTGGTTTCCAAAAGTGTCAGTATTATGATGCAACAATGTTCCCTACCCACTGTTATGTTCCTGTCTGTGGTTGAACTTGTTTCCCTCCAAGAAAATGCTTTGTTTGTTTCCCAAGAACGTGTATTTGATAAGGACAGTTTTTCTTACCATCAACAAAAAAGCGTGATTTAGCAAAGTGGAGGAAGTTTTCTCCCTGGGCTGACTGGAGTTTGGAGAAGTGGCGCCAAGGGACTAGAGGCAGTGCAGAACCTACACAGAGCTTTTGCAGATTTGGGAGGTCAAGCTGAAAGATGTCAGGGATGGAGCAGTTGTAGATGTTTGGATTGTAGCATAACAACTGTTTGTCTGAACAAAACCAAAGACATTAACAAGTACAAGATTAGGAAATATTAAAGATAAGCGATTAAGTTCTAAAGTACGGTTCTAACCTGACAAGTGTAACTATAAATTTGGTGCCTTTTCACTCCTCACATCCTGTCTCTTTGGTATGTTCAAGGTCAGATTTACTGACTTTagtgacaaaaaatatttctactGCTTTTTATTCCTATTAGCCCTGCAGGTCAACACAGCTGAGAGCGTAAGCTGGGTTCTATTTCCTCTTGTGCATCACTGACAGAACAGTGAGtgaaggcctcagtcctgcagacacttcacacacacaagcaggtcacatgtgtaaagttaagcaaaggtatgtctgcaggatcaggttccAGTCATTCCACCTGTGAAACCCCTTTCCCAGCAATAGGGCTGCAGAAGGGTCACTGTGGGTAGATCCACAAAAAGATGTAAGTGTCTAACTCccactgtaggtgcctaaattcaaaATTTAAATCCTCAAAACCCCTGCTTTGCTGCTGCCTTATACTGTAGGTTCCTATGTTTCTACTGGTAAAGTCTTCTAGGTGcctaatttctgttggtgagcaTGCGCAAAACCCCCTTGGCCTGGTGCCCAGCATCTAGCTCATGCATAAGCCCCAGCAGGATCCTCAGGTTGGCATTTCCCCACCTACCAGATCAGTACCAAAACACAGCTGGAGGAGGTGCAGCTCTTTTACCAAATAGCCAGAGCATTCACGCAGGATGTGGTCGATCCAGTTTCCCCTGCCggatgtggggcagggactcGAACTCAGGTCTCTTACTATCCAGGGGAGTTCCTTAATCAGTGGGCTATGGGGCAGTGGtgggccgccgcttcctgcagctcccattggctggaaacggcgaaccgcggccactgggaattgcgggcggccgtgcctgcagacagtcaatgtaaacaaactgtctcacggcctgccagcagattaccctgacttGGTCACATGCagcccacaggttgcccaccactgctatgGGGTATCTGGGCTAGATGTTTCTCAGACCTTCCTGTTGAAGTTTGTACAAAATACTTACATACACATTGGGCCAGGGAAAAAGGGAGAATggctctatagcccagtggttagggcactcacctgggagactgaggttccagtccctgctccagtgatGCTGGGCTTAAGGGCACCACCAGTGGTTTTTGCAAGAAAGGACTAACCTGGCTTAGACACCTAAATCTAGGAGAGTGAATCCCATGTAGCAGGACGTGCCTCCTGTTAGCTGCCTAGCTCTCTTTGAGGAACAGGACATAAACCCCACCcatctcctcagcatttcctatttgCTAATTTATATAGTTTCTCCACTCCAACatgttggcttttgtgaatcccattcttaggtgcctatccCTCCCaagcattgtacagggagcctgggcacctaactcagggctgtggattccaaTAACTGGCAGGGCACCTAAAATTCAGGGCATTGAGACACTGAGTTTATGTCCACCTTTGTGGATCCTTCTGCAGCCCTGTTGCTGGGAAAAGGGTTTCACAGGTGTAACTGATTAGAACTTAGACTGTGATCCAGGGATGTAATGTGGCCTGCAGCATCTTTATCACTGAACATGTGTGATCAGGAAAGAACAGAAGTTGACTTTCAGAATCCAGGTTGAGTTTGCAGCGCTGGTAATTCAGTGAGTCATCTCTCGACTTGTAAACCGAGCACACATGATATGAAAAGCATTGAGGGACAATGAACATTGCATCCCACAATgctttttacagtcacttttcagcgCAGAATTACATTCTGAGATACCTGCCAGTAATCAAAAGATTTATTTCCATTTGTATTAGTATTGATATTTTATGTGACAAAAGGTCCTCATATAAATTCCTGtcttcccacccctgctattACTACATGCCATATTTTACCTGGAGAAGAGCTCAATGTAggtcgaaaacttgtctctttcactgacagaagttggtccaataaaagaaattacctcatcCAGTTTGTCTCTCTGATACCTTGGGACCAACACGACTACAACATTGCAACATATTTCTGATGTGTCAGTGCTGTTACTCCAGCTCCAACAACGCCCAGTGATGTTTTAAATCATGAAGAaagtttaaattattattattattaatgaccATTATGCATTTTTACAAAGCTTTACAGTTTCAAAGCCCTTTACACACAAACTGAGGAGGAGGTTGTCATACCTATTTCTGCAAACTGGTTATATCTGAACGTTATACAGATGGCCATCTGTGCATTTTGCTTTCCGGTTGGTGGATACCCATAACCCTCCTCAGGAAATGGAGGGAACAGAGGGATGCTGTGAATCCCCCAGAAACCTTGTGATTTGTCCAAGAGCAGAAATCCTGTCAAAGTACAGTTATTGCAGATAAATTAAGAAACCCATCTAGGAAATACATAAGAACATTGTACTGTTCTAATACCAGAGGGCAATACAATTCAAGTTGGATGGTAATGTCCTATTTTAACTTTATTTATGCTACTATTATATATTACCTTAATAGATAATAAGTCAACAACAACACTTTGCACACCTACGGTGCCTCCCATTCAAGGATCTCTAAACTTTTCACAAATATTTATTGCATTAATCCTCGGACCTCTTTTTGACCCTCATACCTCTTTTAGACCCATTTTATAAATGTGGACTCCGAGGCAtagagagggtaagtgacttgtccatggtgTCCCagaaagtttgtggcagagctagaaatacAACCCAGCTATTTTAGTTCCCATTGTATTGCCTTTCTACAGCATATTTTtttcaaaggatcccaaagcactttacaaactataAATACAGGAATCAGTTTACCTATCACCAAAGTGCAGCCATCTCTATGGAACAGAATCACTGATTCATGACAATGCTACATTACATGCTAGGAAAGAAAATGATTAATACATTCGCCAGTGGAACTTGACTGGAGCTGATCCCCTACTTCGGAAAAACACCATGGGATCTTTAACGAGCGCAAAGGCCAACACCTCCTTTCTACTTCCCATCCAAATTATATTTAGAAATCTAACAGCATAAGAATAATGGCATTGACTCTGTCTCCACATCATAGCACCTGATCCTCAGCTAGCCTGAAAGGGATTCATCATGTAAGAGAAAACTCACAATGTCAACATGGTGTCCACCACCATTGAGCAAATCCCTCCCCAAGCGGGGCTTagaggaggcagcaggtggggggAGAAATTGGTCTCACAGCAGGCATACTGCCgtggaggcagagaagagacAAGGTTTCCAGGGACCTCATCACATCTGCAATCTGAAGATTTAGGGGAGTCAAAGACTCTGCTCATTCTACAGGGAGTCTGACCAAATCTGGCCCCCTTCCTCCTTGGAACAATTAGAAATTCACTGAGTCCCCAATTCAGAAACCacataagcatgtgtttaactttaagcatgtgcttaagtcccagtgacttcagtgggacttaaccacatgcttaagtcATTTCCTGAATCGTGGGCTCAGTTCCTTAACCTCCTATGGAATTTTCCATCGGTAGAGCAGAATTTGGGGGTTTGTATTTCTCATTCTGTCACATAGGATAGTTGAAAAGCTGTTGCTGTCCCAGCCAGTGTTGCTGGCAGCACAATGCGCAACTGGGCAAAGGGCAGAGTGTGGCTCTCTCCTTGCAAAAAGTGAGGAATATCAATTTCAGCGCCTGTGAGAAGGGTGTAAGGGCACTACAGATGTGGAGCTGCTCTATAGCACAGATGCCGTGAAGAGAAATCCAAAAAAAGTAGATACAGCACTGGCATGTGTTAATATTACCCACACCACAAACACTACCACACAAACTGCTCTTTCGCTTTGGCCTAAACAGGGGTTTCATTTTCAATATATAGAGCTAGATAAAGACAGAAATTCTCATCCATAAAGAAAAAAGCAGAGAACAGAACTATCCCTGTACCTTTAGTGtgtccttgtttccagctgtaaTGCTTTGAGTGAGGGACATCATCATTGTATATCACATAGACAGTGCTGTCGTTCTGCAGAGAAATATCCAATTTGTGACACATTAAATTCAATGAAAGGAAAGAGTATTTCTATTTGTAACAGAATAAAGAACTTcagagatggaagactttgggacagattctcctctcacactgctGCAACCTCATTGATTGTAATGGGgttagcactggaataaattagaACAGAATACAGCTTTGAGATTTTGATTCTTTCATGTAAAATGAAATGCAACCAAAAAATGCATGTTCTCCTGAACAGTAGAAGAGGCCTTCCCAGAGAGATGGCTAGGTCAGATATGTGCAACAACACGATTTGTAAGCACTTTATTGGGTAACAACCTGCAGtgcagctttttctttttctttgcaatcTGTTGTTGATTTACAACCAGATGTTGGAAAAGTGTTTATCAAATGCTTGTTTAGGAAATGCAGCCATGCCAGCTGTTCTTCTTTAGGAGGAACAGTCCTAACTTTAACAAGGCACACATATTCCATCCTGTCCTTCCTAAAAGTTCTCTTTgcctaatccagtggttctcaaatgacggcccacaggccacttgcagcccaatcagcacacagctgcgccCGATgtaacatcctcagggccatacaggtagtatatactATGTGGATGTGGGCCGCATAACACACAGACAGCtccatatgcagcccacaatggtaaataggttgagaaccactggccgaATAGTTTTCAGTAGAGTTTAGAGGTGTTTTTCTCCTCATATCTTGGCAGAACTGAAAGATTAGTAACTATTGGCTACATTCTGGGATTGTAAACAGCAACTTCCACTTACAAAGCACAAGGATAATGCAAATATTTGATTGACCTCTTGAAATCTCTCCCATACACAAATTCAAATaaactaaaaatgttaaaataatgttaCTGGTCTAATCTGAACCCACAAGAAAAACGCAAAGACATAGCCAAGATTAACAATCAGTGTCTAATTCACCCCTTTGTGACCAGAGATGGGGGAAAGTGATGGTACATTCTCTAGATTATGGACAGTTGTGAAGTTACTCAGAATTGTAGGACTAAGAACCACTGTGCTCAGAAAAGTAAGGAGGAAAATGTACATACTAGATTATATGGACAGCAAACAATAGTTACACACATAAAGCTTAATTCTGCCACCTGTATTCAGGTTGAGCTTGATTCTCCACTTCCTTGTACCTTTTATAGTCATTTATATCTGTATATAGTGGGTGTAAGATGTTTGGATCTAATACCATTTTCAACCACTTTGCACAAGTCTAAATGACTATGCAAGGTGCAGAACAGTGGAATATCAGGCCCATCAAACAGTATGTTGCATTGCAAGTAGccatattgatttcagtgggagtacaTGAAGATTCAAATACtgctcagcatgagtaaggatgaCAAGACAGGACCCATAGGGACAGTGTAATAATCTGAATTTTGAATATCTTTTCTATTGGCAATATATTATTTATCATAATTCTTTAGTATTTGTATTGCGGTAGCACCTAGAAACCCATCATGGACAAGGAAACCATTgcaccaggtgctgtacaaatacagtccAAAAGACTTTTCCTGCCTGGAACTGGGCTCCCAGgagagccagctgaggtcactcaattagggtgaactgcaaagaatggggcagacaatcctcaaaactggtggatattccaatacttagatttagtAAGCCAGCCCAAATTAGCTTCTGCTATACTTCAcgggttactcagaagtccataacacagttcccttaaagtaacccagcctcaggcctacACCTAGTTACCCAAATCAGATATAATGAGGattaataaaaatcttatttaatcATATAagagaaaaggttctaccaatcccaaaggattggacacattacctcccaggttaatgaatattccagatctctCCCAAATACAAGTTTACagacaattcttattaactaaactaaaatttattaaaaaaagagagtatggttgaaagatcaatatacatacagacatgagttcaattcttgagattcatattcatagcagagatggtgaacttcgtagttgcaaagagttcttttagaatttagtccataggttaCAGTCCAATATCCAATATTATATTCAGGGTGTACCAGCTTAACTGGGATTTCAATCTTATGACTCAAACTTACCCTGAGGTAGCTTAAggagatctgagataaaaaggattgggacccaagggtcttttatacagttttctagcAGCCACTTGACCGTACAGTCCTgggtaaacaataggcttttgatgtaaccttctgtttcctaAGCACtaccagtaattagttacacaaattaacataaggcaatttatccattagttagtctatcacaaacttcaaagagacatatagataCGGACATTATTTCACGCAAGATTCATCTAAatattaatattcccttttgatttcTGAATTAAtaagtgacagacaggaactgtttgtttaCACGGCTAACGTTTATGAGTACACACAGACAATTAGTATCACTTCTAACAATATtagtttgcatttcaaagttctagccaaTCTAACATTGAATGGCCCTCATTACCATTCGCATACtttctaacatgactttaaaggtTGGCTTTGGGTCATTCAGCCTGCAAACTGTTTGACCCTTTCTGGCCGTGTAttatactttgtataagatttgttgcaattatataacagtggtagcaataatgatttgcatgattatattttaattagacaatgtcacactgtcccaaaaagcttacaatctaaggaaTCCTTAGCAATATTTAAACTGTGAAAGGTTTTACAACCCAGAACTCGCTCAAATACATAGGGCCTTCCAGTAAACCTGCAAGCA
This window of the Eretmochelys imbricata isolate rEreImb1 chromosome 8, rEreImb1.hap1, whole genome shotgun sequence genome carries:
- the DNASE2B gene encoding deoxyribonuclease-2-beta isoform X2 — protein: MMAYVTPHLCSKPQKSIKGLHDSKTENKRFLLYKLPKYIRKESPGTGLEYIYMDSLTQAWQLSKFLINMTQSALGQTLNQLYEAHKSKNDSTVYVIYNDDVPHSKHYSWKQGHTKGFLLLDKSQGFWGIHSIPLFPPFPEEGYGYPPTGKQNAQMAICITFRYNQFAEIDKQLLCYNPNIYNCSIPDIFQLDLPNLQKLCVGSALPLVPWRHFSKLQSAQGENFLHFAKSRFFVDDIYVAWMAQQLQTDLLAESWQHDGQELPSNCSLQHHVYNINLIKTPGNSTFHSYYDHSKWCVSWRYEDLWTCIGDLNRAPQQAWRSGGFICTQNQYIYKAFRHMIFHYHSCNNS
- the DNASE2B gene encoding deoxyribonuclease-2-beta isoform X1, with protein sequence MTAGSLWSCAFLLLFCSIRSLWAAEISCRSEDGDPVDWFLLYKLPKYIRKESPGTGLEYIYMDSLTQAWQLSKFLINMTQSALGQTLNQLYEAHKSKNDSTVYVIYNDDVPHSKHYSWKQGHTKGFLLLDKSQGFWGIHSIPLFPPFPEEGYGYPPTGKQNAQMAICITFRYNQFAEIDKQLLCYNPNIYNCSIPDIFQLDLPNLQKLCVGSALPLVPWRHFSKLQSAQGENFLHFAKSRFFVDDIYVAWMAQQLQTDLLAESWQHDGQELPSNCSLQHHVYNINLIKTPGNSTFHSYYDHSKWCVSWRYEDLWTCIGDLNRAPQQAWRSGGFICTQNQYIYKAFRHMIFHYHSCNNS
- the DNASE2B gene encoding deoxyribonuclease-2-beta isoform X3 is translated as MQPRFLLYKLPKYIRKESPGTGLEYIYMDSLTQAWQLSKFLINMTQSALGQTLNQLYEAHKSKNDSTVYVIYNDDVPHSKHYSWKQGHTKGFLLLDKSQGFWGIHSIPLFPPFPEEGYGYPPTGKQNAQMAICITFRYNQFAEIDKQLLCYNPNIYNCSIPDIFQLDLPNLQKLCVGSALPLVPWRHFSKLQSAQGENFLHFAKSRFFVDDIYVAWMAQQLQTDLLAESWQHDGQELPSNCSLQHHVYNINLIKTPGNSTFHSYYDHSKWCVSWRYEDLWTCIGDLNRAPQQAWRSGGFICTQNQYIYKAFRHMIFHYHSCNNS